Proteins co-encoded in one Kribbella solani genomic window:
- the thiS gene encoding sulfur carrier protein ThiS produces the protein MESVWVNGAAVDVPAGQSVAELIAEYSDRSTGIAVAVNQTVLTKAEWAATAVRAGDRVEIVSATQGG, from the coding sequence ATGGAGTCCGTCTGGGTCAACGGTGCGGCGGTCGACGTGCCGGCCGGACAGTCGGTGGCCGAGTTGATTGCCGAGTACTCGGACCGTAGTACCGGGATCGCGGTCGCGGTGAATCAGACCGTGCTGACCAAGGCCGAGTGGGCGGCGACCGCGGTGCGGGCCGGCGACCGGGTCGAGATCGTCAGCGCCACCCAGGGAGGCTGA
- a CDS encoding DUF6807 family protein, with protein MGRTPKDSITIADVARAAEVSRATVSRVMNGRLSVAPEIVTRVRAAAERLNYRPSDLARSLSLGRTNMVALVVPDLGNPLFQQILRGITNASAAAGYRVLVAETDEDPSAEASIAIEARRRCDALIMVSPRMDEAALLELLPQVQPVILVNRQGPAEVSSVVVDYGRAVRIVVDHLVGLGHRRLAFLSGPAASASNLMRVRALEVAEQEIPGLDLVRLECGRSIEDGYAAVEQVLESQVTAVVAFNDLVAFGLLARLNEVGVAVPADLSVTGMDDIGLARFAVPSLTTVRVPQTDLGELAWRRLHAAIATEQGDADAVPELRLAVRASTGPVPQEPRSDSGAPADRIGWQQQGDIFELGSSAGLLARYEFGRRMPQVHAPRPYLHPVRTLGGHPLTEVSPVDHRHHYGVSLAVPLVNGTSHWGGRTYVRGQGPTLLTNHGQQRSRSVTIQDGHTLNDDLTWYDEQGRPQLVERRFLKGEPVHDGWRLDWRSELTARYGALRIDSPATCGRDGAAYGGIFWRLPLAPTTVLSADGSGLDSAFGSSSRWLAFVQGEVTLLLVQPGEVRPWFLRAEEYVGACPALAWDEPLTLQPNEELTLSLTALLLDRAVDLVEARRLAGRL; from the coding sequence GTGGGACGGACACCGAAGGACTCGATCACGATTGCCGACGTCGCCCGGGCGGCGGAGGTTTCGCGGGCGACCGTGTCCCGGGTGATGAACGGGCGGCTCAGCGTCGCGCCGGAGATCGTCACCCGGGTCCGGGCCGCGGCGGAGCGGCTGAACTACCGGCCCAGCGACCTGGCCCGGAGCCTGTCGCTCGGCCGGACGAACATGGTCGCGCTGGTGGTCCCCGACCTCGGCAACCCGTTGTTCCAGCAGATCCTGCGCGGCATCACCAACGCGTCGGCGGCGGCCGGCTACCGGGTGCTGGTCGCGGAGACCGACGAGGACCCGAGCGCCGAGGCGTCGATCGCGATCGAGGCCCGGCGGCGCTGCGACGCGCTGATCATGGTGTCGCCGCGGATGGACGAGGCGGCCCTGCTCGAGCTGCTGCCGCAGGTGCAGCCGGTGATCCTGGTCAACCGCCAGGGTCCGGCGGAGGTCTCGTCGGTGGTCGTCGACTACGGCCGCGCGGTCCGGATCGTGGTGGATCACCTGGTCGGGCTCGGGCATCGACGGCTCGCCTTCCTGTCCGGTCCGGCCGCCAGCGCGTCCAACCTGATGCGGGTGCGTGCGCTTGAGGTCGCCGAGCAGGAGATCCCCGGGCTGGACCTGGTCCGGCTGGAGTGTGGACGGTCGATCGAGGACGGGTACGCCGCGGTTGAGCAGGTACTTGAGTCGCAGGTCACCGCGGTGGTTGCGTTCAACGATCTGGTCGCGTTCGGTCTGCTGGCTCGGTTGAACGAGGTCGGCGTCGCCGTACCAGCTGATCTGTCCGTGACTGGGATGGATGACATCGGCTTGGCGCGGTTCGCCGTACCTTCATTGACGACTGTGCGGGTGCCGCAGACGGACCTGGGTGAGCTGGCGTGGCGCCGGTTGCATGCGGCGATCGCTACCGAGCAGGGCGATGCGGATGCCGTACCGGAGCTGCGGTTGGCTGTGCGGGCGAGCACCGGGCCAGTACCGCAGGAGCCTCGGTCTGACAGTGGTGCACCGGCTGACCGGATCGGTTGGCAGCAACAGGGCGACATCTTCGAGTTGGGCAGTTCGGCCGGACTACTCGCGCGGTACGAGTTCGGGCGCCGGATGCCCCAAGTGCATGCGCCACGCCCGTACCTGCACCCGGTCCGTACGCTCGGGGGACACCCGTTGACCGAAGTCAGTCCGGTTGACCATCGGCATCACTACGGCGTCTCGCTGGCGGTGCCGTTGGTGAACGGCACGTCGCACTGGGGCGGTCGGACGTACGTACGCGGCCAGGGCCCCACGCTGCTCACCAACCACGGGCAGCAGCGCAGCCGCAGCGTGACCATCCAGGACGGGCACACGCTCAACGACGACCTCACCTGGTACGACGAACAGGGTCGTCCGCAACTGGTTGAACGCCGGTTCCTCAAGGGCGAGCCAGTACACGACGGCTGGCGGCTGGACTGGCGGAGCGAGCTCACTGCACGGTACGGCGCGTTGCGGATCGACAGCCCGGCTACCTGTGGACGGGACGGTGCGGCGTACGGCGGGATCTTCTGGCGACTGCCACTGGCGCCGACCACCGTACTGAGTGCTGACGGCTCGGGGCTGGATAGTGCGTTCGGGTCGTCGAGTCGGTGGCTGGCGTTCGTACAGGGCGAGGTGACTCTGCTGCTGGTCCAGCCTGGTGAGGTCCGTCCGTGGTTCCTGCGGGCGGAGGAGTACGTCGGTGCGTGTCCGGCGCTCGCTTGGGATGAACCGCTCACGCTGCAGCCCAACGAGGAGCTGACACTGTCACTCACTGCCCTGCTGCTGGACCGGGCGGTTGACCTGGTCGAGGCTAGAAGGCTGGCTGGCCGTTTGTAG
- a CDS encoding thiazole synthase, giving the protein MDDPLELGGRTYTSRLIMGTGGSANLEVMEEALIASGTQLTTVAMRRLGTGHEGSVLDVLKKHDIAVLPNTAGCHTAAEAVLTAKLAREALETDLIKVEVVADDHLLLPDPVELLDAVDALVADGFTVLPYTNDDPILARRLEQAGCAAVMPLAAPIGSALGIRNPHNIALIAEASNVPVIVDAGIGTASDAALAMELGCSAVMLATPVTRAEKPALMAAAMRDAVSAGRAARLAGRVPRRWQSALASSPTTGLPAF; this is encoded by the coding sequence ATGGACGATCCACTGGAGCTGGGCGGGCGGACGTACACCTCGCGGCTGATCATGGGCACCGGCGGTTCCGCCAACCTGGAAGTGATGGAGGAGGCATTGATTGCCTCCGGCACCCAGTTGACCACGGTCGCGATGCGCCGGCTCGGGACCGGGCACGAGGGTTCGGTGCTGGACGTGCTGAAGAAGCACGACATCGCGGTACTGCCGAACACGGCCGGCTGTCACACCGCGGCCGAGGCGGTACTGACCGCGAAACTGGCCCGTGAGGCACTGGAAACCGACCTGATCAAGGTGGAAGTGGTCGCCGACGACCACCTGCTGCTGCCCGACCCGGTCGAGCTGCTGGACGCCGTGGACGCGCTGGTCGCCGACGGTTTCACCGTGCTCCCGTACACGAACGACGACCCGATCCTGGCCCGCCGGCTCGAGCAGGCGGGTTGTGCGGCGGTGATGCCGCTGGCCGCGCCGATCGGTTCGGCGCTGGGCATCCGCAACCCGCACAACATCGCGCTGATCGCCGAGGCGTCGAACGTGCCGGTGATCGTCGATGCGGGCATCGGTACGGCCAGCGACGCCGCACTGGCGATGGAGCTCGGCTGTTCGGCCGTCATGCTCGCGACCCCGGTCACCCGTGCGGAGAAGCCCGCACTGATGGCGGCCGCGATGCGTGACGCGGTGTCCGCGGGCCGGGCCGCACGGCTGGCCGGCCGCGTACCGCGCCGCTGGCAGTCCGCGCTGGCGTCGTCGCCTACAACCGGCCTGCCAGCCTTCTAG
- a CDS encoding RidA family protein, translating into MSELEYPPVDGVAPGNGYTHVVTGRGQWVAVSGQVALDVAGQLVGIGDPGAQAEQVFANLERCLAAAGATFADVVKMTFFVTDVAYLPAIREVRDKYIPGTKPAASAVQVAALVIPEFLLEIEAFAIV; encoded by the coding sequence GTGAGCGAGCTGGAGTACCCGCCGGTGGACGGCGTTGCCCCAGGCAACGGTTATACCCACGTGGTGACCGGGCGTGGGCAGTGGGTCGCGGTCTCCGGGCAGGTCGCGCTGGACGTGGCCGGGCAGTTGGTCGGGATCGGCGATCCGGGCGCGCAGGCGGAGCAGGTGTTCGCGAATCTGGAGCGGTGTCTGGCGGCCGCCGGCGCGACCTTCGCGGACGTGGTCAAGATGACGTTCTTCGTCACTGATGTCGCTTATCTGCCGGCGATTCGGGAAGTGCGGGACAAATACATTCCCGGAACAAAACCCGCGGCGTCGGCGGTGCAGGTGGCCGCGTTGGTCATCCCCGAGTTCCTGCTGGAAATCGAAGCGTTTGCCATTGTCTAA
- a CDS encoding serine hydrolase, whose translation MNARIRAVFEDVGARGWLHAVALDDPGSTVEVDADGIVPLASVYKLPLLAGFCRLVDLGAVDPRQQLTLDPAVKTAGPTGLSLFADPVTASLRDLALSMMTASDNASADALLDIVGLRRLAEILESFGLQRTWVRRGTAGNLRDLQRRTGTNDPDAALAVLADNDQTDPAGVYEAAHASASTAREMTYLLRRLWSGELLSAGQTEFVRAVMHRQIFTQRLASGFPHDGVLVAGKTGTFGALRHEVGVVTLPGGAAYAIAVYTLTARGDFRQPRVDAAIGEAARLAVDLLR comes from the coding sequence GTGAACGCCCGGATTCGCGCGGTGTTCGAGGACGTCGGCGCCCGCGGTTGGTTGCACGCGGTCGCGCTGGACGACCCGGGGTCGACGGTCGAGGTCGACGCGGACGGGATCGTGCCGCTGGCGTCGGTGTACAAGCTGCCGCTGCTGGCCGGTTTCTGCCGACTGGTGGACCTCGGTGCGGTGGACCCGCGGCAGCAGCTCACGCTCGATCCGGCGGTCAAGACCGCCGGGCCGACTGGGCTGTCGTTGTTCGCCGATCCGGTGACCGCGTCGCTGCGAGACCTTGCGCTGTCGATGATGACGGCCTCCGACAATGCGTCGGCCGATGCCTTGCTGGACATTGTCGGATTGCGCCGGTTGGCCGAAATCCTGGAATCGTTCGGATTACAAAGGACCTGGGTACGGCGCGGTACGGCGGGAAATCTGCGGGACCTGCAACGCCGTACCGGAACAAACGATCCGGATGCCGCGCTGGCGGTGCTTGCCGACAATGACCAGACCGACCCGGCGGGTGTGTACGAGGCGGCGCACGCGTCGGCCAGTACGGCCCGGGAGATGACGTACTTGTTGCGCCGGTTGTGGTCGGGGGAGTTGTTGTCGGCCGGGCAGACCGAGTTCGTGCGGGCGGTGATGCATCGGCAGATCTTCACGCAGCGATTGGCGTCCGGGTTTCCGCACGACGGCGTGCTGGTCGCGGGGAAGACCGGGACCTTCGGGGCGTTGCGGCATGAGGTCGGGGTGGTGACGTTGCCGGGCGGGGCCGCGTACGCGATCGCCGTGTACACGCTGACCGCCCGCGGCGACTTCCGCCAGCCACGCGTCGACGCCGCGATCGGCGAGGCCGCTCGGCTGGCGGTGGATCTGCTCCGTTAG
- a CDS encoding LysR family transcriptional regulator, which yields MLTERHLQIFVALAEEQHFGDAARVVGITQPPLSQGLRRLEALVGAKLFERGAGQVELTPAGAALLPYARRALSSIEELHQAAVEREPEGPEIRLGLAPEVPPSAGAAVAAACGEAIAGSRVTVATAPTSSLVNQVSTGRLTLAIVAHPTVLDGLEAGPVALLPTWLLLPAGTASGEVVGLRQLGELPVAVRPRTEAPAARDLFLDTLALHRPRGGTVVVTDERAGLAMAAAGQAAVVTADPLLGAPGVTRHRLVDDPLPLRLRLVWSRTRTPFLRPDDVMARLTEALVAS from the coding sequence GTGCTGACTGAACGGCATCTGCAGATTTTCGTCGCGCTGGCCGAGGAACAGCACTTCGGGGACGCGGCGCGGGTCGTCGGGATCACCCAGCCGCCGCTGTCCCAGGGCCTGCGCCGGCTCGAGGCGCTGGTCGGCGCGAAGCTGTTCGAGCGAGGCGCCGGACAGGTCGAGCTGACTCCCGCCGGCGCCGCCCTGCTGCCGTACGCCCGGCGCGCGCTGTCCTCGATCGAGGAGCTGCACCAGGCCGCGGTCGAGCGCGAACCGGAAGGTCCGGAGATCCGGCTCGGCCTGGCTCCCGAGGTGCCACCGTCGGCCGGCGCCGCCGTTGCCGCCGCGTGTGGTGAGGCGATCGCGGGCAGCCGGGTGACGGTTGCGACCGCGCCGACGAGTTCGCTGGTCAACCAGGTGAGTACCGGGCGGTTGACGCTCGCGATCGTGGCGCATCCGACCGTACTGGACGGTCTGGAAGCCGGCCCGGTCGCGCTGCTCCCGACCTGGCTCCTGCTGCCTGCCGGGACCGCCTCGGGCGAGGTCGTCGGGTTGCGTCAGCTGGGCGAGCTGCCGGTCGCGGTTCGGCCGCGTACGGAGGCACCGGCGGCGCGCGATCTTTTCCTGGACACGCTCGCCCTGCACCGCCCGCGCGGCGGCACCGTCGTGGTGACGGATGAGCGAGCGGGTCTGGCGATGGCCGCGGCGGGCCAGGCGGCCGTCGTCACGGCCGATCCGCTGCTGGGTGCGCCGGGAGTGACTCGTCACCGGTTGGTGGATGATCCCCTTCCGCTCCGGCTGCGGCTCGTGTGGTCGCGGACGCGGACGCCGTTCCTGCGACCGGACGATGTGATGGCGCGGCTCACGGAAGCGCTGGTGGCGTCGTGA